Part of the Desulfotomaculum sp. genome is shown below.
GCGTTTGGCGTTTGCTGATTATCTGTATTATTTTTGGCGAAGGCGGCTGACATTGAAACTGCTATAATCAGAAGGGCTGCTGCTGCAATAAGCAAAGGTTTTTTCATTCAATAACACCTCCTTTCGAAAAGCTATTATAATAGTTTAGCCAAAAGATGTGGCAAAAGCTTGGCAAATTAAGTAACAATATATGCTTTCTTAACGTTCCCCGATAGTGTCTAAAAAATAACACCAAATTGTCATAATATTGTTGTAAGATAAGCTGGGGAGGTGTTTTAATGGCCGTAAAACGTCCGATTTTGCTGGTGGATGATGATGACAGAGTGTTGGAATTGCTTTCCCTTTACCTAAAGAAGGAGGATTTTGAACTGGTCCTTGCCCATGATGGCAAGAAGGCCCTCGAACAAGCAAAAAACTGCAATCCTCAGCTGATAGTTCTGGATTTAATGCTTCCTGAAATGGATGGACTCGAGGTCTGCAGGCAGATCCGCACTTTTTCGAAGGCGCCGATTATCATGCTGACTGCCAAGGACGAGGACCTGGATAAATTGCTGGGTCTTGGCCTGGGAGCGGATGATTATATTACCAAGCCTTTCAATCCAAGGGAAGTCGTAGCCAGAATCAGGGCTGTATTAAGAAGGATAGAAAATACAGGTTCTGAACCGAAAGTGTTAAAATTCACCGATCTTGAAATAAACCTTGATGAGTACCGGATTATAGTCGACAGCCAGGAAGTACCCCTGACTTCAAAAGAAATAGAAATTCTATGGCTGCTGGCAAGTTCTCCCGGTCGTGTTTTTACCAGGGAACAAATCCTGGCCAGGATTTGGGGATATGATTTTTTTGGCGACACACGCACTGTGGATACTCATATCAAACGACTGCGCAAAAAGCTGAAAGTACGGGTCGATCTCGACTGGGACATCAAGACTATCTGGGGTGTTGGGTATAAATTTGAGGTGAAGCCTGTTTGAAAAAAAGCATTTTTGGAAAGCTGATGGTTACCTACCTGGTAGTTATTATAACCAGTACGATAATTTTTGGCGTTTTCTTTTCAATCCTTTTAAGAAACCACCTCATTAAAACCAAGGAGCAGGAACTGTTTGTCAAGGGCAAACAAATCAGTTTAGTTGCAAATTATTACCTGCAGGGTCTGCTTTCGGACCAGACGCTTAATTATGTGCTAAATTCAGCAGAGATCTTTTTAGATGCCAGGGTTCTGGTTATCGACAGGGGAGGCTATATTTTAGCCCTGTCCGGCGGGGCTGTCCCCGGTTTCGGGCGCGGGAAGGCGGC
Proteins encoded:
- a CDS encoding DNA-binding response regulator, translating into MAVKRPILLVDDDDRVLELLSLYLKKEDFELVLAHDGKKALEQAKNCNPQLIVLDLMLPEMDGLEVCRQIRTFSKAPIIMLTAKDEDLDKLLGLGLGADDYITKPFNPREVVARIRAVLRRIENTGSEPKVLKFTDLEINLDEYRIIVDSQEVPLTSKEIEILWLLASSPGRVFTREQILARIWGYDFFGDTRTVDTHIKRLRKKLKVRVDLDWDIKTIWGVGYKFEVKPV